The Sandaracinus amylolyticus genomic interval GGGAACATGCGCTGCGAGAGCTCGCGCTCCGAGACGTGCGTGAACTGCCCGAGCGACTGCGGCATGTGCGAGCTCAACTCGTGCAGCGAGAGCTTCATGTGCGTGCTCGGCTGCTTCGAGTTCGGCGGCGGCGGCATCCCGGACTTCAACCTCTCGTGCATCTTCGCGTGCGGCGCGCAGACGTGCCCGAGCGCGCAGGTCTTCCTCGACGAGGCGGTCAACTGCGCGATCAACGCGTTCGTCGGCGGTGACTGCCGCGACATCTCGTGCGTGACCCGCGAGTGCCGCGGGCCGATCACGCGCTGCATCACGCACACGGGCTGCTGACGCGCGGCGACGCGCGCGGCGGGGCTCAGTCGCTCACGCCGCGCGCGGTGAAGCGCAGGCTCCCGTCGATCTGGCGCATCACCGAGAGCATCACGTCGAGCGGGACGAGCTCGTCGACGACGAACGTCCCCGAGACGCGCCCGCCGCGACGCGCGAGCACGAGCGCCGTCGCCGCGATCGCGACGCCGCCCGCGTCGAACCCGTCGTCGAACGAGAGCATCGCGACGTGCTCGCGCTCGTCGCGACGGGCCCGCGCGACCAGCCCGACGCGCGTGACCACGGAGCGCAGCAGCACGCGCCGCAGGAAGCGGAAGTACACGCGGAAGAGCGCGCCGAACACGCGGCTGCGCACGAGCGAGAGCGGCAGCGCGAGGAACGCACGGCGCAGCCACGCGGGCGCCGGCGCCATGTACATCGCGACGTCCCTCGCGCCCGTGCTCGCGTGCACCATCACCGGCTCGGCGAACGCGACGTGGACCGTCGCGCGCTCGCCCTCGACGAACGGCATCGCCGGTCCCGGTGCGATCGGCGGTGCGTCGACGCGCGCCCCGGCGCGCACGACGCGCGTCGGGGTCGCGACGGCGTCCGCCATCAGATCGATCGTGCCGCCGCCCGCGCCGGAGAACGGCGAGCTCGACACCCCGAGCTCGATCGACCTCGCGCCGCCGACCGCGCGCGACGCGTGCGCGGCGAGCGCGTTGCTGATCCCGGTGAAGATCCCCGCGCCCAGCACCAGCGCGCCCTGCGCGTCGCGCCCGCGGAACGTGTCGAGCAAACGCTCCACGACGACACGATCCGAGCTCGCCTCGAGCAGCACGTGGCCGCGCGTCAGGCAGAACGCGGCGAGCGCATCGGGTGGCGCGAGGTGCGAGCTCGAGGCGTTCACCACCACGTCGGCGCCGTCCAGCGCGGCGAACGTCTCGGGCCGATGCAGGTCGACGACGAGATCCCCGTGTCGCCCGGCGCACACGACCTCCACGCCCGGCGCGCCCCGCAGCGCGCGCACCGCGCGCGAGCCGAGGAACCCGCGCCCACCGATCACGACGATCCGCATCGGGAGCGATCTAGGTCCCATCCCCGGGAATCGACGAGCCGTGCTCCGACGTACGCTGGACGTGCGCACGCGGCTCGTCGTCCTCGCCCTCCTCGTCGCGGCTGCGCCGGCCCACGCGCAGATGCCGGTCGTCGCCGCGGATCGCGTGCAGATCGGCGACGTCGTGCTCCCCGGCTATCCGCCGCCGCGTCGCGACGGATCGGTGGGGACCGGCGCGCGCCACCGCCCGGCGCGCCTCACCCACGCGGTGATCGATCCCTCGGGCACGCTCGTCGCGACCGCCGGCGCGTGCTTCGGGACGAGCGGGGTCACGGTGCCGGTCACGCCGTCGTGCGCGCCCGAATTCGTGCGCGTGCATCGCGTCGCCGACGGATCGCTGGTGCGCGCCCTCGCGATCCCGTGGCCGGTCATCGCGGACGAGACGTCGGTGCTCGCGATGAGCTTCGATGCCGACGCGCGCCGCGTCGCGGTGCTCACGCGCGTCCGCTGGTCCGACTGCTCGGCGCTGGGCGCCGAGCTGCACCTCGCGGTGCTGCGCATCGACGACGGCGCGCTGCTCGAGGCGCGAACGCTCTCGCGCCATGGCGCCGGGGGCGCGCACTCGATCACGCTGCGCGGCGACGAGGTCGCGATCACGACGCGCTGGGGCGCGCGATCGCGCGCGCGCACGATCAGTCTTCGAGCGCGGTGAGGTCGGTGCCTTCTTCGAGCCGCAGCCACATCGCGGTCTGATCGCCCTCGTAGATCAGCTTCGCGCCCTGGTAGAAGCGCAGGTCGTAGCGCGCGAGCACGCGCTTGGCGCCGCGGCGCACGAGCTTCGCGACGCACTCGAGCTCCATCGGCTCGCCCGGCGACGCGAGCGCGCGGAAGCGCGCGTTGTGGATGCGCCCGCCGTAGCCGATCCATCCGTCGGCGTGGCGCAGCCCGAGCACGTAGTAGGCGTGGGCGAAGCCGACCATGCCCGTCATGTGCACCATGAGCCCACCGCTCACGTGGCGCGGATGACGCACCGGGTGCGCGCGCTGCTCGCGCGTCAGCGGCAGCTCGTCGTGCGTGGGCATGCGCGCACGCACCATGCTCGCCGCGGGATCGACGGCGAGGATCGCATCGATGAGGAGCCCGCCCGGGCCATACGGACAGTCGGCGACGAACTCGGGATCGACGGGTCTCGGGAATTCCACGGCGCGCGAGGTTGCCGCGTGGAGATGCCTCGCGCCAGTCGCGCACACATCGACGCGCGAGTTGCGGTAAGGTCGATTCCGCGATGGCCGAGCCCCTCCCCTCCACCACGAAGAAGAGCGCGAGCGACGACGACGACGCGAGCCTCGCGACGCCCGCGGCCGCTTCGACCGCGGCGAGCAGCAAGGCGCAGACGCCGCTGCAGATCGCGCTGCGCGTGATGATCGGGTTCGGCGGTCTCGCGCTGCTCGTGGGCTTCTTCCTGCCGTGGTACCGCGAGAACGGGGCCGGCGACGCGGCGGGCCAGATGGTCGAGCACAGCGGGCTCACCCTCGCGACGAGCACCGACACGCTCGTCGGCACGCCCGCGCCGCTGCTCTTCCTCGTGCCGGCGCTCGGCATCGCGCTCACGGCGGTCGCGTTCATGGGCTTCCGCTGGTCCGCGCAGGTCGCGGTCGGCATCGCCGTCGGGCTGATCGGGTACTCGCTCTACGTGCTGCTGCAGATGTTCGTGCAGCACACCGCGCTCGGTCTGTGGATCGTCGCGGCGAGCGTGTTCCTCGTGCTGCTGCTCGGCGTCGTCGCGTGGATGACGGGGCGCGAGCCGCGCAAGAAGGACGAGCCCGCAGCGGACACCGAGCCCGCCGGGCCCTGAGGGCCCGGTCACGAGCAGGTCGGGCTCCGAGCGCCGCTGCATCCCCGCGGCCGTCGTTGCTCGTCGTCGAAATGCCAGCGGCATTCCTCCTCCTCGCGCCTCGACCGCGGGGCGCATCGGTGCTCTCGCCGATCGACTCGCTCGTGACCGAGCCCTAGAACTGCGCCCACCTCATGGGCCTGTTCGACGTCCACGCACACCTCACGCACCCCGAGCTCGCACCGCGCGTCGACGACGTGATCGCGAACGCGCGCGCCGCGGGCGTCACGACGATCGTCTCGAACGGGCTCAACCCGACCGACAACGAGGCGGTGCGCGCCCTCGCCGCGCGCTTCCCCGGGGGCGGAGGAGCGCCGATCGTGAAGCCCGCGTTCGGGTTCTATCCGGTCGACACCGTGCTCCGCGAGATGGAGGCGATGGGCGTCGACTATCCGCGCGACGTGCCGCCGGTGAGCGCGGAGGAAGGCGTCGCGTGGGTGCGCGATCACGCGCGCGAGGCGTTCGCGATCGGCGAGATCGGGCTCGACGGATACTGGGTGCCCGAGGCGCTGTGGGACGCGCAGGAGAAGGTCTTCCGGGCGCTCGTCGCGATCGCGCTCGAGCACGACAAGCCGATCATCATCCACACCCGCAAGCGCGAGCGGCGCGCGCTCGAGATCCTCGACGAGATGGGCGCGAAGCGCGTCGACTGGCACTGCTTCGGCGGGCGCGTGAAGCTCGCGCGCGAGATCGCGGATCGCGGCCACTGGCTCTCGATCCCCGCGAACGCGCGACGCAACGAGGCGTTCACGCGCATGCTCGAGACGCTGCCGCGCGACAAGGTGCTGCTCGAGACCGACTGTCCCTACCTCGCGCCCGAGCCGGGACAGCGCAGCGAGCCTGCGCACGTCGCGGGCACCGCGGCGTTCGCGGCCGAGCTCTGGAAGTGCAGCGAGGACGAGGTGCGCGCGCGGATGAGCGACAATTTCGCGGCGCTCTTCGGCGCAGCACCGTGACGCGATCGTGACCGTCGGCAGCGGGCGCGTCGCGTGACGGGCCCTGGCCACGGGGCTAGGTTGTCGATTCATGCGAGATGGCGCGCCGGTGAAGACCGTGCTGGTCCTCGCGGCGCTCGTGGTGGTCATCGCGGGGCTGCGGGTGGCCGGTGGGTTCTTCCTGCCGTTCATCAGCGCGCTGTTCCTCGCGGTGATCTCGGTGCCGGTGGTGCGCTTCCTCGAGCGCCGCGCGCACCTGCCCGAGGCGCTCGCGATCCTGCTCACGGTGCTGCTCGACATCGGGCTCGTCGTCGGCTTCGGCGCGCTGCTCTGGACGTCGTTCCTCGGCTTCGTGGAGGCGCTGCCCGCATACCAGCTCGCGCTCGACGACCTCGCGCACTCCACGGTCGATCTCGCGCGCTCGTGGCACCTGCCCGTCGACTACGCGCTGCTCGAGGAGCTGCGCTCGGCCGGCGCGGTGATGGGCGTGGTCGGCGACCTCGTGCACGAGCTCACGCAGATCGTGAGCAACGCGCTCATGGTGCTGCTCCTGCTCGGGTTCCTCCTCTTCGAGACCCGCGGGGCGCGCGAGAAGCTGCACCTCTTGCTCGGGCGCGCGAACCCGCACATCGAGAAGACCGCGATCGCCGCGTACGAGGTGCAGCGCTACCTCGTGGTGAAGACGGTGCTCTCGGTGCTCACCGGCGTGCTCACCGGGTGCTGGATGGCCGTCTGCGGGCTCGACTTCCCGCTGCTCTGGGGCCTGCTCGCGTTCCTCTTGAACTACATCCCGTCGCTGGGCCCCGCGATCTCGCTGGTGCCGCCGGTGCTCGTCGCGCTGCTGACGCTCGGGCCCGGCGGCGCGGCGGCGGTGGCGGCGGGGCACCTGTCGATCGGCTTCGTCATCGGCAACGTGCTCGAGCCGCGCTTGATGGGGAAGACGCTCGGGCTCTCGACGCTCGTCGTCTTCGCGTCGATGTTCTTCTTCTTCTGGCTGTGGGGCCCGGTCGGCGCGCTCTTCGCGGCGCCGCTCACGATGCTCCTGCGCAGCGCGCTCGAGGTGAACGAGGACACGCGATGGATCGCGGTCCTGCTCGGCTCGCACGAGTACGTGGAGAGCAAGCGGCGCGAGTGGGGCTGGAAGACGCTCGACGAGCGCGCGAGCGGGCTCCCGCCGCCGCCTCCGCCGGCACGGGAAGGCGACGTCCCGCCGCCCGCGGCGCCGCCCGTGGACGAGATGCTCGACACGCTGCAGCAGGTCCGCGAGCCCGGCGTCGGCAAGGACGCCGCGGAGTGATCGTCCGCGCGCTTCGCGCGCTCCCGTCCGGGACCCGCGGGACGAGCACTCCTGCAGGGGCTCACCTCTTGTGGATGAAATAGAGCGCCGCCGCGAGGAGCGGCAGCGCGATCGCGCGGCGCCAGTCCATCGCGCGCGCTTCGATCCCGAACCACCCGAAGTGATCGATCACCATCGCGGTCGTGAGCTGACCGGCGAGCGCGGCGACCATCATCGTCGTCACGCCGATGCGCGGTACGGCGACGATGATCGTGGTGACGTATGCCACGCCGAGCGCACCGCCGATCCACTGCCACCACGGTACGGACGACAGCTGCCTCAGCGAGCCACCGCCCCCCGTCAGCACCGCGACGATGCCCGCGATGACGACGCCGGTCGCGAACGACACGAAGGTCGCGTTGTACACGCCGACGGAGCGCGCGAGCGCTGCGTTGATCGGAGACTGGAACGCGATCATCGCGCCCGCGACGATCATCAATGCGACGAAGACACCGAGCTGCATGGAGCGCGCATCGTAGTCCCTCTCTGCACCACGCGCGCACGATCGCCACGC includes:
- a CDS encoding TatD family hydrolase, whose translation is MGLFDVHAHLTHPELAPRVDDVIANARAAGVTTIVSNGLNPTDNEAVRALAARFPGGGGAPIVKPAFGFYPVDTVLREMEAMGVDYPRDVPPVSAEEGVAWVRDHAREAFAIGEIGLDGYWVPEALWDAQEKVFRALVAIALEHDKPIIIHTRKRERRALEILDEMGAKRVDWHCFGGRVKLAREIADRGHWLSIPANARRNEAFTRMLETLPRDKVLLETDCPYLAPEPGQRSEPAHVAGTAAFAAELWKCSEDEVRARMSDNFAALFGAAP
- a CDS encoding AI-2E family transporter, whose product is MRDGAPVKTVLVLAALVVVIAGLRVAGGFFLPFISALFLAVISVPVVRFLERRAHLPEALAILLTVLLDIGLVVGFGALLWTSFLGFVEALPAYQLALDDLAHSTVDLARSWHLPVDYALLEELRSAGAVMGVVGDLVHELTQIVSNALMVLLLLGFLLFETRGAREKLHLLLGRANPHIEKTAIAAYEVQRYLVVKTVLSVLTGVLTGCWMAVCGLDFPLLWGLLAFLLNYIPSLGPAISLVPPVLVALLTLGPGGAAAVAAGHLSIGFVIGNVLEPRLMGKTLGLSTLVVFASMFFFFWLWGPVGALFAAPLTMLLRSALEVNEDTRWIAVLLGSHEYVESKRREWGWKTLDERASGLPPPPPPAREGDVPPPAAPPVDEMLDTLQQVREPGVGKDAAE
- a CDS encoding DMT family transporter encodes the protein MQLGVFVALMIVAGAMIAFQSPINAALARSVGVYNATFVSFATGVVIAGIVAVLTGGGGSLRQLSSVPWWQWIGGALGVAYVTTIIVAVPRIGVTTMMVAALAGQLTTAMVIDHFGWFGIEARAMDWRRAIALPLLAAALYFIHKR